A DNA window from Daucus carota subsp. sativus chromosome 3, DH1 v3.0, whole genome shotgun sequence contains the following coding sequences:
- the LOC108211325 gene encoding ethylene-responsive transcription factor ERF010 → MEGGGVGMRKRKNPYKGIRMRKWGKWVAEIRQPNKRSRIWLGSYSSAKAAARAYDTAVYYLRGPSARLNFPELVASEDADQLLLAGAQLSADAIRAKAIEVGSRVDALETTSANNLNNNSTHDEDDDDDELDLNKMPKPEPADDSDQHHLQHQW, encoded by the coding sequence ATGGAGGGGGGTGGTGTGGGAATGAGAAAGAGGAAGAATCCTTACAAGGGGATTAGGATGAGGAAGTGGGGGAAGTGGGTGGCGGAGATTCGGCAGCCCAACAAGCGGTCTCGGATTTGGTTAGGCTCTTATTCATCGGCCAAGGCGGCGGCGAGAGCTTATGACACGGCGGTGTATTACCTCCGCGGGCCTTCCGCCAGACTCAACTTCCCGGAGCTGGTGGCCAGTGAGGATGCTGATCAGTTATTGTTAGCCGGGGCTCAGCTGTCGGCGGATGCGATAAGGGCCAAGGCTATTGAAGTGGGCTCACGAGTTGATGCTTTGGAGACCACTTCTGCTAATAATCTGAATAATAATTCTACTCATGATGAAGACGACGATGATGACGAGCTTGATTTGAACAAGATGCCTAAACCGGAACCGGCTGATGACTCGGACCAGCATCACCTTCAACATCAGTGGTGA